The genomic segment GATTTATGGAAAACATTAAAATCTGGAAAAACTTGGAAAGGTATTGTAAAAAATAGAACAAAAGATGGTGGATACTATTGGGTAAATGCAACAGCTTTTCCATCAAGAAGTTCAGATGGAACGATTAGATATGTTTCAGTAAGAGTAAAACCAACAAAAGAAGAGATAGAAATTGCAAAAAAACTATATAAACTAGGCTAATTTTTATGTTTTTTAAAAATAATTCAAACAATGATGTTTTGCAAACTCTAGATCAAATTGAGAAGTATCTTAACAATGAGATAAACTATATAAAAATAAATCCACCTAAAAAAAATAATAAAATCAGTCAAAAAATAGCAAATATTTGTGAACTAATGAATAAAAAAAATGATGAAGAGTTACAAATTTTTGGTGAGATTATGCTAATTTCAGAAAAACTTGCAAATGGAATTACGCATGATAGAATAAATTTTACGGATAGTTCAAATTTTAAACTAAATTATATTGCAAAAACTATAAATAATTTGGCAAATGATTTAGAAAAAATTATTAAACTAGTAAAAGAGACTCTTTTAATGTATGGAACTTATAACTATTTGCCAAAATTAGATGAAAGTTTAGTTGAAAATGATTATAAAGTTTTATTTCAAGAGATAAATACCCTAAGACAGACTATAACTGAAATGTTAGTAGAAAATAAATCGAATGGTTTGACTCTTCAATATAGTTCAAAAATTCTTTTAGAAAATGTTGATAGTTTAAATCTATCATCAGGAAAAGCAGCTGCAAGCCTTGAAGAGACATCTGCTGCATTAGATGAAGTTACATCAAATATTAGAAAGAATACAAATAATATTTTAAAAGTTGCATCTTTGTCTGATAACATAATATCTCATGCAAATAAAGGAGAAGAGTTAGCAGAACAAACATCTAGTGCAATGTTAGAAATTTCTAAAGAGGTTAATTTAGTAAATGAGGCAATAAGTGTAATAGATCAAATAGCTTTTCAAACAAATATTTTAAGCCTAAATGCTGCCGTAGAAGCTGCAACTGCTGGAGAAGCAGGGAAAGGGTTTGCAGTTGTTGCTGGTGAAGTAAGAAACTTAGCTGCTAGAAGTGCTCAAGCTGCAAAAGAGATAAAAAATATAGTTGAAAGTGCAAATAAAAAAGCAAATATAGGAAGAGATATTTCATCTTATATGATAGATGGATACAAAGAGTTATATTTAAGCATAAATGAGACAAAAAATCTAATAAATGAAGTTCAATTTTCAAGCCAAGAACAACTAAAAGCTGTTGAACAGATAAATAGTGCAATCTCAGCACTAGACCAACAAACACAACAAAATGCAAATATAGCTTCACAATCTCATGAAGTAGCTGTTACAACAGATTTAATCTCAAACCTAATTGTAAAAAATGCAAATGATAAAGAGTTTGATGGCAAAAGCAGTGTTAGTAAAAAGAGTATTAGAGTAAATAATAAGAATTAAATTATAAATAAAGGGGAGTTTTATGATTAGAGTTATTTTAGTAAGCTTAATGTCTATTATATTTTTAACATCTTGTGTTAGCCATAAAAAAGATAAATTAAGAATTGTTACATCAAATTGGATAGGTTATACACCTTTATTTTATGCAAAAGAAAAAGGTCTTTTGGATAAATTAAATATTGAACTTTTAAGTGTAGTTTCTTTAAGTGAAAGTTTACATACATACAAATCAAATCATGCAGATATATTTCTTGGAACACAATATGAATACCAAGAAACTTTTAAAAGAAATAACCAAGTAGTTCCTATAATGCTTCTAAATAAATCTGATGGTGGTGATGTTATTATGTCAAATAAAACATTAGAAGAGATAAAAAAAGAAGATAAACAAATTGATGTTTTTTTAGAGTTAAGTTCAATAAACTCTTTAGTTTTTGATGATTTTATAACGAAGTACGATATAAAAAATAAAAATTTTAACTATATAAATAAAGACCAATCTTTTATAGCACAACAAAAAGAGTTTAAAAACCCAACAATTGCTATTAGTTACAATCCATATAATATAACTTTAGAAAAAAATGGTTTAAAAACTTTAGAGACTACAAAAGATAATATAGATATTTTAATAGTTGATGCTATGTTTACAACAAATGATATTTTAATAAAATACAAAGATGAACTAAAAGAGTTAAAAAAGATTATAGATATTGCTATAGATGAGTTAGAAAAAGATGAAAAAGCTTATTATGATTTAATACAAGATTACTTATATGATACAAGCTTTGAAGAGTTCCAACAAAGTCTTTCAAACATAAAATGGATAAATAAAAATATTGATCAAAATATTTTAGACTCTTTAAAAGAAAATGATTTCCCAACAAAAGGCTTACTATGATTTTTGGAATTCAAAGATTTGTTTTATTTTTTATAGCTTTACTTTTTTTGTTATTGTCAATACTGTTTTATTACTATTTTAAAAATCAAGAAGAACAAACTTCAAAAGTAATATATACAACAATACAACAAGAAATAGAAGAGAAATCTTATACTATTTCTAAAATGATGGAGAAAAAAGATGATATTTTACTTTTTAGATCACTTTTAGGAAATGTAGTTGCAAATAGTTATTTTTTAAAAGCAATTTTAGTTTTTGATGATGGTAAACTTCTTCTTACAACTGATCCAAAAGTTAAGAGTATAAATGAAGATTTAATTTTAAGTGATATAAAAACTTATAATGAAAAACTATCAAAAATTACATATTTAAAACAGGATATTATATTTTTTGAACAAAATAGACAAAAAACTTTGGATTTAATATTCTTACTTGATAAGGAAGATATCAATCAATATTTTATAAAAAATAGGGAAGAGTTTTTTATATACTTTGGAGTTTTACCAATAGTTGGATTTTTACTTTTTTATATTATTTTTAGAAAATATATTACTATTCCATTAGAAAAACTAAGACAATTGGCATACTACAATAATAAAATACCCAAAGCTTTTAAAATACGGGAATTAGAATCTATTAGACACTCAATGGTTGACTCTTTTTCTAGATTAGAAAATGAAAAAAAAGAGTTTTTTTTAATGGCAAGAACTGATTCTTTAAGTGGTTTAGCAAATAGAAATTCTCTACAAGAATTTTTAGATAGATTAATTCCAACTGCAAAAAGAAAACAAGAAGAGTTTGCCTTTTTATTTTTAGATTTAGACCATTTTAAAACTATAAATGATTCTTTGGGGCATAATATTGGAGATGAACTACTTCAAAAAATATCAGGTATGTTAAAACAAGTATTAAGACCAAATGATTTTATTGCAAGAGTTGGTGGAGATGAGTTTGTATTAATAATTCAAGATTTTAAATCTAGTGTTGAACTTACAAATATAATAAAAAGAATACAAAAGCAACTAGCTAAACCTTGGGTTATACAAACTCATCCTGTAGATACAACTTGTAGTATTGGAATAGCTATTTTTCCACAAGATGGAGAAGATCATATATCATTAATGAAAAGTGCAGATATAGCTATGTACGAAGCTAAAAAACATGGAAGAAATCAGTATCATTTTTTTACAAAAGAGTTAAATGATATGATTTTAAAAACAATAAATCTAAATAAACAAATGAGAACTGCTCTTAAAAATGGTGATTATCAACTATTTTATCAACCAAAAGTTTGCTTAAAAGACTCAAAAATAATAGGAGTAGAAGCACTAATTAGATGGATAGATAAAGAAAAAGGATTTATTCCTCCTTGCGATTTCATTCCTCTTGCTGAAGAGAATGATTTTATAATTGAATTGGGAGATTGGATTGTAGAAGAGGCACTAAATCAATATGTAGATTGGAAAAGTAAAGGTATAGATATAGTAATGTCTATAAATATTTCTGCTAAACAGTTTTTGCAAAATAATTTTGCAAAAAATTTAATAGGTAAAATAAATAGTAAAAAAATAGAACCAAATAGAATTATTTTAGAGCTAACAGAGTATATTTTAATTGACCAAAATAATAGTGTATATTCAACTCTTAGAAAATTAAATAAATTTGGAGTAAGTATTTCCTTAGATGATTTTGGAACAGGATATTCATCTTTATCATATCTTAAAAAATATCCTATTGATTATTTAAAAATAG from the Aliarcobacter cryaerophilus ATCC 43158 genome contains:
- a CDS encoding PAS domain-containing protein, coding for MKEMSLEKNTIIVSQTNEKGEILFANKDFCKIAGFSLEELLGKAHNTVRHSDMPKWAFEDLWKTLKSGKTWKGIVKNRTKDGGYYWVNATAFPSRSSDGTIRYVSVRVKPTKEEIEIAKKLYKLG
- a CDS encoding methyl-accepting chemotaxis protein — its product is MFFKNNSNNDVLQTLDQIEKYLNNEINYIKINPPKKNNKISQKIANICELMNKKNDEELQIFGEIMLISEKLANGITHDRINFTDSSNFKLNYIAKTINNLANDLEKIIKLVKETLLMYGTYNYLPKLDESLVENDYKVLFQEINTLRQTITEMLVENKSNGLTLQYSSKILLENVDSLNLSSGKAAASLEETSAALDEVTSNIRKNTNNILKVASLSDNIISHANKGEELAEQTSSAMLEISKEVNLVNEAISVIDQIAFQTNILSLNAAVEAATAGEAGKGFAVVAGEVRNLAARSAQAAKEIKNIVESANKKANIGRDISSYMIDGYKELYLSINETKNLINEVQFSSQEQLKAVEQINSAISALDQQTQQNANIASQSHEVAVTTDLISNLIVKNANDKEFDGKSSVSKKSIRVNNKN
- a CDS encoding ABC transporter substrate-binding protein, coding for MIRVILVSLMSIIFLTSCVSHKKDKLRIVTSNWIGYTPLFYAKEKGLLDKLNIELLSVVSLSESLHTYKSNHADIFLGTQYEYQETFKRNNQVVPIMLLNKSDGGDVIMSNKTLEEIKKEDKQIDVFLELSSINSLVFDDFITKYDIKNKNFNYINKDQSFIAQQKEFKNPTIAISYNPYNITLEKNGLKTLETTKDNIDILIVDAMFTTNDILIKYKDELKELKKIIDIAIDELEKDEKAYYDLIQDYLYDTSFEEFQQSLSNIKWINKNIDQNILDSLKENDFPTKGLL
- a CDS encoding putative bifunctional diguanylate cyclase/phosphodiesterase — its product is MIFGIQRFVLFFIALLFLLLSILFYYYFKNQEEQTSKVIYTTIQQEIEEKSYTISKMMEKKDDILLFRSLLGNVVANSYFLKAILVFDDGKLLLTTDPKVKSINEDLILSDIKTYNEKLSKITYLKQDIIFFEQNRQKTLDLIFLLDKEDINQYFIKNREEFFIYFGVLPIVGFLLFYIIFRKYITIPLEKLRQLAYYNNKIPKAFKIRELESIRHSMVDSFSRLENEKKEFFLMARTDSLSGLANRNSLQEFLDRLIPTAKRKQEEFAFLFLDLDHFKTINDSLGHNIGDELLQKISGMLKQVLRPNDFIARVGGDEFVLIIQDFKSSVELTNIIKRIQKQLAKPWVIQTHPVDTTCSIGIAIFPQDGEDHISLMKSADIAMYEAKKHGRNQYHFFTKELNDMILKTINLNKQMRTALKNGDYQLFYQPKVCLKDSKIIGVEALIRWIDKEKGFIPPCDFIPLAEENDFIIELGDWIVEEALNQYVDWKSKGIDIVMSINISAKQFLQNNFAKNLIGKINSKKIEPNRIILELTEYILIDQNNSVYSTLRKLNKFGVSISLDDFGTGYSSLSYLKKYPIDYLKIDKSFIDDSFNSQGKVFIETIVKMGQTLNMKIVAEGVETQEQVEYLKSISCNLYQGYYFSKPIKAKEFEEFYKSL